From one Culex quinquefasciatus strain JHB chromosome 3, VPISU_Cqui_1.0_pri_paternal, whole genome shotgun sequence genomic stretch:
- the LOC6052242 gene encoding mitochondrial import inner membrane translocase subunit Tim13 — MVLSVALRSGLLHNLSGVFTKVPSYGNYRGFQTPGSCVHRETRTNMEMALDNLSSAQKDELMSQVKQQIALANAQELLTKMTEKCFKKCISKPGTELDSSEQKCIAMCMDRYMDSWNLVSRTYTMRIQKEQYKG, encoded by the exons ATGGTGCTGTCTGTCGCTCTCCGCTCCGGATTATTACACAATCTATCGGGTGTATTTACTAAGGTCCCGTCCTACGGAAACTACCGCGGATTTCAAACCCCAGGCAGCTGTGTTCATCGCGAAACCCGAACAAACATGGAAATGGCACTCGATAATCTTTCCTCGGCCCAGAAGGACGAGCTCATGAGCCAGGTCAAGCAGCAGATCGCGCTGGCCAACGCACAGGAACTGCTGACC AAAATGACCGAAAAATGCTTCAAGAAGTGCATCTCCAAGCCGGGCACCGAGTTGGACAGTTCGGAGCAG AAATGCATCGCCATGTGCATGGACCGGTACATGGACTCGTGGAACCTGGTGTCCCGGACGTACACGATGCGCATCCAAAAGGAGCAATACAAGGGGTAA
- the LOC119770340 gene encoding centrosomal protein 43-like codes for MDEDVEFRDMVLKKLEENGSLLEIKAKLRAHLYDVFENDGRQNQHQEVVNDSDLTYSGDRTDLDDGNGDSEEELDDRTVALSLVHDLLDSLKLPFAKRVLLAESGLRKPCSRARLLRELGGFGEEPRETESALLLQLIERHRKTTSPAGTGSDISQVSRDQSETTTTAMTLTASEDSPAPV; via the exons ATGGACGAGGACGTGGAATTCCGTGACATGGTTCTAAAAAAGTTGGAGGAAAACGGTTCCCTGCTGGAAATTAAG GCCAAGCTTCGCGCTCATCTGTACGACGTTTTCGAGAACGACGGCCGACAGAACCAGCACCAGGAGGTGGTCAACGACAGCGACCTTACGTACAGCGGAGACCGAACGGACCTGGACGACGGTAACGGTGACTCCGAAGAAGAGCTGGACGATCGAACCGTGGCTTTAAGTTTGGTGCACGACCTGCTGGACAGTTTGAAGCTGCCCTTTGCGAAGCGTGTCCTGCTGGCGGAAAGTGGCCTCCGCAAGCCCTGTTCCAGGGCGCGACTGCTGCGGGAGCTGGGCGGTTTCGGTGAGGAACCAAGAGAGACAGAGTCTGCCCTTTTGCTTCAGTTGATAGAACGCCACCGGAAAACGACGTCCCCGGCCGGCACCGGCAGTGACATATCACAGGTAAGCAGGGACCAGTCGGAAACGACGACGACCGCAATGACGCTGACGGCCAGCGAGGATAGTCCGGCGCCGGTTTGA
- the LOC119768939 gene encoding uncharacterized protein K02A2.6-like — MLLRAALAEGDNTSPDIYDIYTMDMDFSFSDFEQVDSNDYIPIADERLDQIRAASSEDGSIQWIIRAIVEGWPNSPDEVPDPVRAFWNQRADLSTRDGIVYRNDRILVPTGMRAGILKRLHASHSGIEATTKLARDTVFWPGITRDIKECIQNCDICIKHSPNQQNQPMQTHQIPSYPFQKVMDHFSDFIEVDELNRDATAGTVVQKCRENFARYGTPMYVTTDGGPQFNIPMAEAKFEPKVQEGVKEQIKKNQQRAKSYYDRTAKTLPGLDVGQPVFVKKKPTDNTWTKGTVESAFNDRSTIVDVQGQKYRRDNVLIKPAGTSRLSVPTTQPEEQPGERPKEEENSSPRRTPVGDPATPVAQERPQRSIRQPEWFKDYQMY; from the exons ATGCTGTTAAGAGCCGCTCTCGCTGAAGGTGACAACACCAGCCCAGACATCTACGACATCTACACCATGGATATGGACTTCTCGTTCAGCGACTTTGAGCAGGTTGACTCAAACGACTACATTCCAATAGCAGATGAGCGTCTGGACCAAATACGCGCGGCATCGTCGGAAGACGGAAGCATCCAATGGATAATCCGTGCGATCGTCGAGGGATGGCCGAACAGTCCGGATGAGGTACCAGACCCTGTACGAGCATTCTGGAACCAAAGGGCGGATCTTAGCACTCGAGACGGTATTGTCTACCGAAACGATCGGATTCTGGTTCCAACGGGGATGAGAGCGGGCATTTTGAAACGGCTGCACGCGTCGCATTCGGGAATCGAGGCAACGACCAAACTGGCTCGGGACACGGTGTTTTGGCCTGGGATCACTCGCGACATAAAAGAATGTATCCAAAACTGTGACATCTGCATCAAGCACTCGCCCAACCAACAAAATCAGCCGATGCAAACACACCAGATTCCCAGCTACCCGTTCCAGAAAGTCA TGGATCATTTTTCGGATTTCATTGAAGTCGACGAGCTGAATCGAGACGCAACTGCAGGAACCGTGgtccaaaaatgtcgcgagaACTTCGCAAGATACGGAACGCCCATGTACGTAACTACTGACGGAGGACCCCAATTCAACATTCCTATGGCTGAGGCGAAGTTTGAACCTAAAGTGCAGGAAGGAGTGAAGGAGCAAATAAAGAAGAATCAACAGCGCGCCAAATCGTACTACGATCGAACAGCCAAAACGTTACCTGGTTTGGACGTTGGGCAACCCGTATTTGTCAAGAAGAAGCCAACGGACAACACCTGGACCAAAGGAACTGTCGAAAGTGCATTCAACGATCGTTCTACGATTGTTGATGTGCAGGGGCAGAAGTATCGCAGAGACAACGTTCTGATCAAACCAGCTGGGACTAGTCGTTTGTCAGTACCAACAACGCAGCCTGAGGAGCAGCCAGGAGAACGGCCCAAGGAAGAGGAGAACAGCAGCCCAAGGCGCACGCCTGTGGGAGATCCCGCAACACCGGTGGCGCAGGAGCGTCCACAACGCAGCATTCGACAGCCAGAGTGGTTCAAAGATTACCAGATGTATTAA